The Paraburkholderia sp. SOS3 genome includes a region encoding these proteins:
- the lepA gene encoding translation elongation factor 4, whose protein sequence is MDHIRNFSIIAHIDHGKSTLADRIIQICGGLSDREMESQVLDSMDLERERGITIKAQTAALSYKARDGKVYNLNMIDTPGHVDFSYEVSRSLSACEGALLVVDASQGVEAQTVANCYTAIELGVEVVPVLNKIDLPAANPENAIAEIEDVIGIDATDAAHCSAKTGQGVEDVLEALIAKVPAPKGNADAPLQALIIDSWFDNYVGVVMLVRIVNGTLRTKDRIRMMATGAEYPVEHVGVFTPKSRNLDTLSAGQVGFIIAGIKELTAARVGDTVTTVKNPAPEPLPGFKEVKPQVFAGLYPVEANQYDALRESLEKLKLNDASLQYEPEVSQALGFGFRCGFLGLLHMEIVQERLEREFDMDLITTAPTVVYEVLQRDGTIAMVENPAKMPDPSKIEEVREPIVTVNLYMPQDYVGSVITLCTQKRGSQINMQYHGRQVQLTYEIPMAEIVLDFFDRLKSVSRGYASMDYEFKEYRASDVVKVDMLINGDKVDALSVIVHRAQSQYRGREVAAKMREIIPRQMYDVAIQAAIGAHIIARENIKALRKNVLAKCYGGDITRKKKLLEKQKEGKKRMKQVGSVEIPQEAFLAILRVEDK, encoded by the coding sequence ATGGATCATATTCGTAACTTCTCGATCATCGCGCACATCGACCATGGCAAGTCGACGCTTGCCGATCGCATTATCCAGATCTGCGGCGGCCTGTCGGACCGCGAAATGGAATCGCAGGTGCTCGACTCGATGGATCTCGAGCGCGAACGGGGCATCACCATCAAGGCGCAGACCGCGGCGCTCTCGTATAAGGCGCGCGACGGCAAGGTCTACAACCTGAACATGATCGACACGCCGGGCCACGTCGACTTCTCGTACGAAGTCAGCCGCTCGCTGTCCGCGTGCGAAGGCGCGCTGCTCGTCGTCGATGCGAGCCAGGGCGTCGAAGCCCAGACGGTAGCTAACTGCTACACCGCGATCGAACTCGGCGTCGAAGTCGTGCCGGTGCTCAACAAGATCGATCTGCCGGCGGCGAATCCCGAAAACGCGATTGCCGAAATCGAAGACGTGATCGGTATCGACGCGACGGATGCCGCGCATTGCAGCGCGAAGACCGGCCAAGGCGTCGAAGACGTGCTCGAAGCGCTGATCGCGAAAGTGCCTGCGCCGAAGGGCAATGCGGACGCGCCGCTGCAGGCGCTCATCATCGACTCGTGGTTCGATAACTACGTCGGCGTCGTGATGCTCGTGCGCATCGTCAACGGCACGCTGCGCACGAAAGACCGCATCCGCATGATGGCGACGGGCGCCGAGTATCCGGTCGAGCACGTCGGCGTGTTCACGCCGAAGTCGCGCAATCTCGACACGCTATCCGCGGGGCAGGTCGGTTTTATCATCGCGGGCATCAAGGAACTGACGGCGGCGCGCGTCGGCGATACGGTCACCACCGTCAAGAACCCTGCGCCCGAGCCGCTGCCGGGTTTCAAGGAAGTGAAGCCGCAGGTGTTCGCCGGTCTCTATCCGGTCGAAGCGAACCAGTACGACGCGTTGCGCGAATCGCTCGAAAAGCTGAAGCTCAACGACGCGTCGCTGCAATACGAGCCGGAAGTCTCGCAGGCACTCGGTTTCGGGTTCCGTTGCGGCTTCCTTGGCCTCCTGCATATGGAAATCGTGCAGGAGCGGCTCGAACGCGAGTTCGACATGGACCTGATCACCACCGCGCCGACCGTGGTGTACGAGGTTCTGCAGCGCGACGGCACGATCGCGATGGTCGAAAATCCCGCGAAGATGCCGGATCCGTCGAAGATCGAGGAAGTGCGCGAGCCGATCGTCACGGTCAATCTGTACATGCCGCAGGACTATGTCGGGTCGGTCATCACACTGTGCACGCAGAAGCGCGGCAGTCAGATCAACATGCAGTACCACGGCCGGCAAGTGCAACTGACCTATGAAATCCCGATGGCCGAAATCGTGCTCGACTTCTTCGACCGGCTGAAGTCGGTGTCGCGCGGCTATGCGTCGATGGACTACGAGTTCAAGGAGTATCGCGCGTCCGATGTCGTGAAGGTCGACATGCTGATCAACGGCGACAAGGTCGACGCGTTGTCGGTTATCGTGCACCGCGCCCAGAGCCAGTATCGCGGCCGCGAAGTCGCCGCGAAGATGCGCGAAATCATCCCGCGCCAGATGTACGACGTCGCGATCCAGGCGGCGATCGGTGCGCACATCATTGCGCGCGAGAACATCAAGGCGCTGCGCAAGAACGTGCTCGCGAAGTGCTACGGCGGCGACATCACGCGTAAGAAGAAGCTGCTCGAGAAACAGAAGGAAGGCAAGAAACGGATGAAGCAGGTCGGCTCGGTCGAGATTCCGCAGGAGGCGTTCCTCGCGATCCTGCGAGTCGAAGACAAATAA
- a CDS encoding glutaredoxin family protein yields the protein MVRDATPEAAAEVTHATTEANPAASRAPLVFTLYGRAWCHLCDDMRAALEPLLVESGARVDVVDIDDDPALEARYNEAVPVLICDGVELCRYHLDAARVRAVLAARLNAPAS from the coding sequence TTGGTCCGCGACGCGACCCCGGAAGCGGCCGCTGAGGTCACGCACGCAACCACTGAGGCGAACCCGGCGGCGTCGCGTGCGCCGCTCGTATTCACGCTTTACGGGCGCGCATGGTGTCATCTTTGCGACGACATGCGCGCTGCGCTCGAACCGCTTCTCGTCGAATCCGGCGCGCGTGTCGACGTCGTCGATATCGACGACGATCCCGCGCTAGAAGCACGCTACAACGAAGCCGTGCCGGTATTGATATGCGATGGTGTCGAGTTGTGCCGCTATCATCTCGACGCTGCGCGCGTGCGGGCGGTGCTGGCCGCGCGACTCAATGCGCCGGCTAGCTGA
- a CDS encoding DegQ family serine endoprotease, which yields MTNLSVRTFLAAALLAACLPFLPHTAAAAPAASLPDFTDLVDKVGPAVVNIRTTAHVPTSNRGLPPGLDDGDMSEFFRRFFGIPMPQSPQSPHGGGGGGGGGSDNQGSQGGQGGGDSQQQDNSDSETNSGVGSGFILSSDGYVMTNAHVIDDADTIYVTLTDKREFKAKLIGVDERTDVAVVKINATNLPTVTIGDSNKVRVGEWVVAIGSPFGLENTVTAGIVSAKGRDTGDYLPFIQTDVAVNPGNSGGPLINMQGEVIGINSQIYSRTGGFMGISFAIPIDEAMRVADQLKTSGKVVRGRIAVAIGEVTKDVADSLGLPKAQGALVSSVEPGGPADKAGVQPGDIILKFNGHPVDTATDLPRMVGDTKPGTKTSITIWRKGQTRDLSVTVAEMQPDKTTRADQRKPPAPKQQASNALGIAVSDIPADQLKTLKLRNGVQVDAVDGPAARVGLEKGDIILRIGDTDVTSAKQFNELTSHLDPQKMVALLVRRGDNTQFVPIRPRTSSPK from the coding sequence ATGACGAATCTCTCGGTGCGCACATTCCTCGCGGCCGCGTTGCTAGCGGCTTGCCTGCCGTTTCTGCCGCATACGGCGGCGGCGGCTCCCGCGGCAAGCCTTCCCGATTTCACCGACCTCGTCGACAAGGTCGGCCCCGCGGTCGTCAACATCCGGACGACCGCGCACGTGCCGACCAGCAACCGCGGCTTGCCGCCGGGGCTCGATGACGGCGATATGTCTGAATTTTTCCGCCGCTTCTTCGGCATTCCGATGCCGCAGTCGCCGCAGTCCCCTCATGGTGGTGGCGGTGGCGGCGGTGGCGGCAGCGACAATCAGGGCAGTCAAGGCGGGCAGGGCGGTGGAGATTCGCAGCAGCAGGACAACAGCGATTCCGAAACGAACAGCGGCGTCGGCTCCGGCTTCATCCTGTCGTCTGACGGTTACGTGATGACCAATGCGCACGTGATCGACGATGCCGACACGATCTACGTCACGCTGACCGACAAGCGCGAATTCAAGGCGAAACTGATCGGCGTCGACGAGCGCACCGACGTCGCGGTCGTGAAAATCAACGCGACGAATCTGCCGACCGTCACGATCGGCGACTCGAACAAGGTCCGCGTTGGCGAATGGGTGGTCGCGATCGGTTCGCCGTTCGGCCTCGAGAATACGGTGACGGCCGGCATCGTCAGCGCGAAGGGCCGCGATACCGGCGACTACCTGCCGTTTATCCAGACCGACGTCGCGGTGAATCCCGGCAACTCGGGCGGCCCGCTCATCAATATGCAAGGCGAGGTGATCGGCATCAATTCGCAGATCTACAGCCGCACCGGCGGCTTTATGGGCATCTCGTTCGCGATTCCGATCGACGAAGCGATGCGCGTCGCCGATCAGCTGAAGACGTCGGGCAAGGTCGTGCGCGGCCGGATCGCGGTCGCGATCGGCGAAGTCACGAAGGACGTCGCCGATTCGCTTGGCCTGCCGAAGGCGCAAGGCGCGCTCGTGAGCAGCGTCGAACCGGGCGGTCCGGCCGACAAGGCGGGCGTGCAGCCGGGCGACATCATCCTCAAGTTCAACGGCCATCCGGTCGATACCGCGACCGACCTGCCACGCATGGTCGGCGATACGAAGCCGGGCACGAAGACGTCGATCACGATCTGGCGCAAGGGCCAGACGCGCGACCTGTCGGTTACGGTCGCCGAGATGCAGCCCGACAAGACGACACGCGCCGACCAGCGCAAGCCGCCCGCACCGAAACAGCAGGCGTCGAACGCGCTTGGTATCGCCGTCAGCGACATCCCTGCTGATCAGCTCAAGACGCTGAAGCTGCGCAACGGTGTGCAGGTCGACGCGGTCGACGGGCCGGCCGCGCGCGTCGGGCTCGAGAAGGGCGACATCATCCTGCGGATTGGCGACACCGACGTGACGAGCGCGAAGCAGTTCAACGAACTCACCTCGCATCTCGATCCGCAGAAGATGGTCGCGCTGCTCGTGCGTCGCGGCGACAACACGCAGTTCGTGCCGATCCGTCCGCGCACGTCGTCGCCGAAGTGA
- a CDS encoding MucB/RseB C-terminal domain-containing protein produces the protein MQTLRFNKTKTWGRLPALVFCAAALLSALSASPRAFAQDDSSARHQAAELLHRIHQAAQQQNYEGAFVYQRGAFVQTSRISHYATRNDGEYEQLESLDGKPRRMLRHNDELYTFIPERHLCVVEQRQNKDSFPALLSASSDDVLSVYEPKILGRDRVAGLEADVIELDPKDQYRFAYKLWADKKTGLLLRAQTLDPNGDVLEQLSFSQIRIGVPVDKTPIAAGIRNTAGWTVVHPPVEQVNMEAQGWQITPNVPGFRKIRELRRPMAAHDPGNPPIPVDQMVFSDGLAAISIFVEPVEKNTRKEGAGSTGATHVLVKRRGDFWITLLGEVPQVTLQQFASAIEYKAPK, from the coding sequence ATGCAGACTTTGCGGTTCAATAAAACGAAAACCTGGGGACGGCTGCCGGCACTTGTGTTCTGTGCAGCCGCGTTGCTTTCGGCGTTATCCGCCTCGCCTCGCGCATTCGCGCAGGACGATTCGTCGGCCCGCCATCAGGCGGCCGAACTGCTCCATCGGATTCATCAGGCTGCGCAGCAGCAGAATTACGAAGGCGCATTCGTCTACCAGCGCGGCGCGTTCGTACAGACTTCGCGCATTTCGCACTATGCGACGCGCAACGACGGCGAATACGAGCAGCTCGAGAGTCTCGACGGCAAGCCGCGCAGAATGCTGCGCCATAACGACGAGCTCTACACGTTCATACCCGAACGGCATCTGTGCGTCGTCGAGCAGCGGCAGAACAAGGATTCATTCCCCGCGTTGCTGTCGGCGAGCAGCGATGACGTGCTGTCGGTCTACGAGCCGAAAATTCTCGGACGCGATCGTGTCGCGGGCCTCGAGGCCGACGTGATCGAGCTCGACCCGAAAGACCAGTATCGTTTCGCGTACAAGCTGTGGGCCGATAAGAAAACTGGCTTGCTGCTGCGCGCACAGACCCTCGATCCAAACGGCGACGTGCTCGAGCAACTGTCGTTTTCGCAAATTCGCATCGGCGTGCCGGTCGACAAAACACCGATCGCCGCGGGCATTCGCAATACAGCCGGATGGACGGTCGTGCACCCGCCGGTTGAGCAGGTCAATATGGAAGCGCAGGGCTGGCAGATCACGCCGAACGTGCCGGGCTTCAGAAAGATCCGAGAGTTGCGGCGCCCGATGGCCGCGCACGATCCGGGCAATCCGCCGATTCCCGTCGATCAAATGGTGTTTTCGGATGGCCTCGCGGCTATTTCCATCTTCGTCGAGCCCGTCGAAAAAAATACCCGGAAGGAAGGCGCGGGCAGCACGGGGGCAACCCATGTGCTCGTCAAGCGCCGCGGGGACTTCTGGATAACCCTGCTTGGCGAAGTGCCCCAGGTCACGTTGCAGCAGTTCGCGTCTGCCATAGAATACAAGGCTCCCAAGTAA
- a CDS encoding sigma-E factor negative regulatory protein — protein MGSVSLHVQANSQASLQTGSRGERLSALIDGEWQGEDSDAFIAALDHEDRAAWSNYHLIGDALRSDDLALGASASRAFMSGFAARFENEAHIVAPAASRASGAAQSKRFGLRLVPAFAVAAAAATLTWIVVPQLQGVNTGLQNASQIASLSSGDRSGDRVQRVAMASMPAATAQPAVQDANIIRDASLDQYLEAHQQFAQQPSMGGAMPLIRAAVTTTQGR, from the coding sequence ATGGGGTCGGTTTCGTTGCATGTGCAAGCGAATTCGCAGGCCAGTCTGCAAACGGGCTCGCGCGGCGAGCGTCTGTCTGCGTTGATCGACGGTGAATGGCAAGGAGAAGACTCCGATGCGTTCATCGCCGCGCTCGATCATGAGGATCGCGCGGCGTGGTCGAACTACCACCTGATCGGCGACGCATTGCGTTCCGACGATCTCGCGCTGGGCGCAAGCGCCAGTCGCGCGTTCATGAGCGGCTTTGCGGCGCGCTTCGAAAACGAAGCGCATATTGTCGCACCCGCGGCATCGCGCGCGAGCGGCGCCGCGCAGAGCAAGCGGTTCGGTCTGCGTCTCGTGCCCGCGTTCGCGGTGGCAGCGGCGGCGGCTACGCTGACATGGATCGTCGTCCCGCAACTGCAGGGCGTGAATACGGGGCTGCAGAATGCATCGCAGATCGCCTCGCTATCGTCGGGTGACCGGTCGGGCGATCGCGTGCAGCGCGTGGCGATGGCGTCGATGCCGGCCGCAACCGCGCAGCCGGCGGTGCAGGACGCGAACATCATCCGCGACGCGAGTCTCGATCAATATCTCGAGGCCCATCAGCAATTCGCGCAGCAGCCGTCGATGGGCGGCGCGATGCCGCTGATCCGTGCGGCCGTCACGACGACGCAAGGACGTTAG
- the rpoE gene encoding RNA polymerase sigma factor RpoE: MSEKEIDQVLVERVQNGDKAAFELLVTKYHRKIIRLISRLVRDPAEVEDVAQDAFIKAYRALPQFRGESAFYTWLYRIAVNTAKNYLATQGRRAPTSTEADAEEAETFSDADQLRDINTPESMLMSKQIAETVNAAMAVLPEELRTAITLREIEGLSYEEIAEMMGCPIGTVRSRIFRAREAIAAKLRPLLDTPEGKRW, translated from the coding sequence GTGAGCGAAAAAGAAATTGATCAGGTGCTGGTCGAGCGCGTGCAGAACGGCGACAAGGCCGCGTTCGAGCTTCTGGTCACGAAATACCACCGCAAGATCATCCGGCTGATCTCACGCCTCGTGCGGGATCCGGCCGAGGTCGAGGACGTGGCCCAGGATGCGTTCATCAAGGCGTACCGGGCGCTTCCGCAATTCCGCGGCGAGTCGGCTTTCTATACGTGGTTGTACCGGATTGCCGTGAATACGGCGAAGAACTACCTTGCGACGCAGGGCCGGCGGGCGCCCACGTCCACCGAAGCGGACGCTGAAGAAGCTGAAACTTTCTCGGATGCCGACCAACTAAGGGATATCAACACGCCCGAGTCGATGTTGATGAGCAAGCAGATCGCAGAGACGGTCAATGCTGCGATGGCGGTTTTACCGGAAGAGCTGCGCACCGCCATTACTCTTCGTGAAATTGAGGGATTGAGCTACGAGGAAATCGCCGAAATGATGGGTTGCCCGATTGGCACCGTCAGATCGAGAATTTTCCGTGCTCGCGAAGCCATTGCGGCAAAATTGCGTCCGTTGCTGGACACACCCGAGGGTAAGCGCTGGTAG
- a CDS encoding protein YgfX codes for MLRRSALLHGSTAAFIAIATAAVFTTLMPRAGWPHAAVAAIAMLAMLCLAWVHDVRRRPASLKIGPDGLTAWNRAGQQIAEGRVAGFAQWSGWLLSVALVSDNGRSRTLLVTADMLCSDHFRELSVQARRAAHGAM; via the coding sequence GTGCTGCGACGATCCGCCTTGCTGCATGGTTCGACCGCGGCCTTCATCGCGATTGCGACCGCAGCGGTTTTCACGACGCTGATGCCGCGCGCCGGATGGCCGCATGCCGCAGTGGCGGCGATCGCGATGCTCGCCATGCTATGCCTCGCGTGGGTGCACGATGTGCGCCGCCGCCCTGCGTCGCTTAAAATCGGGCCGGATGGCTTGACTGCGTGGAACCGCGCCGGGCAGCAGATCGCCGAGGGGCGTGTCGCGGGCTTCGCGCAATGGAGCGGCTGGCTGCTGTCCGTTGCGCTGGTAAGCGACAATGGCCGTTCCCGCACGTTGCTGGTCACCGCCGACATGCTTTGCTCCGACCATTTCCGTGAACTGTCGGTACAAGCCCGGCGCGCCGCGCACGGGGCAATGTAA
- the fabF gene encoding beta-ketoacyl-ACP synthase II, producing the protein MSRRRVVVTGLGLISPVGNNVADGWANLVAGKSGIADITKFDTSNFSTRFAGEVKGFSVEEYIPAKEARHMDTFIHYGIAAGMQAIKDSGLAIDEALAERVGVVVGSGIGGLPMIEITQTELLNRGPRRISPFFVPASIINMISGHLSIKFGLKGPNLSMVTACTTGLHCIGEASRLIEYGDADVMIAGGAESTVSPLGIGGFAAARALSQRNDDPATASRPWDKDRDGFVLGEGAGVMVLEEYEHAKARGAKIYAEVAGYGMSGDAYHMTAPLEDGDGARRCMLAAMKNARINADEVGYLNAHGTSTPLGDLAETIGIKRAFGDHAKKIVVNSTKSMTGHLLGGAGGLESVFTVLALHHQVSPPTINIFNQDPQCDLDYCANTAREMKIDVALKNSFGFGGTNGTLVFKRA; encoded by the coding sequence GTGAGCCGCCGTCGTGTTGTTGTTACAGGCCTGGGGCTGATTTCGCCTGTTGGCAATAATGTTGCCGATGGGTGGGCCAATCTGGTCGCCGGCAAATCCGGCATCGCCGACATCACGAAGTTCGACACGTCGAATTTCTCTACTCGCTTCGCCGGCGAGGTCAAAGGCTTCAGCGTCGAGGAATACATTCCGGCCAAGGAAGCGCGCCATATGGATACGTTCATCCATTACGGCATCGCGGCCGGCATGCAGGCGATCAAGGATAGCGGCCTCGCGATCGACGAAGCGCTGGCCGAGCGCGTCGGCGTTGTCGTCGGCTCGGGCATCGGCGGCCTGCCGATGATCGAAATCACGCAGACCGAACTGTTGAACCGCGGCCCGCGCCGCATCTCGCCGTTCTTCGTGCCGGCGTCGATCATCAACATGATTTCGGGCCATCTGTCGATCAAGTTCGGCCTGAAGGGCCCGAATCTGTCGATGGTCACGGCGTGCACGACGGGCCTGCATTGCATCGGCGAAGCTTCGCGTCTGATCGAATACGGCGACGCCGACGTGATGATCGCGGGTGGCGCGGAATCGACCGTGTCGCCGCTCGGCATCGGCGGTTTCGCGGCGGCGCGCGCGCTGTCGCAGCGCAATGACGACCCGGCGACGGCGAGCCGTCCGTGGGACAAGGACCGCGACGGTTTCGTGCTCGGCGAAGGCGCGGGCGTGATGGTGCTCGAAGAGTACGAACACGCGAAGGCGCGCGGCGCGAAGATCTACGCCGAAGTGGCGGGCTACGGCATGAGCGGCGACGCGTACCACATGACCGCTCCGCTTGAAGACGGCGACGGCGCACGCCGCTGCATGCTGGCCGCGATGAAGAACGCGCGTATCAACGCAGACGAAGTCGGTTATCTGAATGCGCATGGCACGTCGACCCCGTTGGGCGATCTCGCGGAAACGATCGGCATCAAGCGCGCGTTCGGCGACCACGCGAAGAAAATCGTCGTTAACTCGACGAAGTCGATGACCGGGCACCTGCTCGGCGGCGCGGGCGGCCTCGAGTCCGTGTTCACGGTGCTCGCCTTGCATCATCAGGTGTCGCCGCCGACCATCAACATCTTCAACCAGGATCCCCAATGCGATCTCGACTACTGCGCGAACACCGCTCGGGAGATGAAGATCGATGTCGCGCTGAAGAACTCGTTCGGGTTCGGCGGCACGAACGGGACGCTGGTGTTCAAGCGCGCGTAA
- the acpP gene encoding acyl carrier protein: MDNIEQRVKKIVAEQLGVAEAEIKNEASFVNDLGADSLDTVELVMALEDEFGMEIPDEEAEKITTVQQAIDYARANVKA; this comes from the coding sequence ATGGACAACATCGAACAACGCGTTAAGAAGATCGTTGCGGAACAACTGGGCGTCGCCGAAGCGGAAATCAAGAACGAAGCCTCGTTCGTCAACGATCTCGGCGCTGATTCGCTCGATACCGTCGAACTCGTGATGGCCCTCGAAGACGAATTCGGCATGGAAATTCCGGATGAAGAAGCCGAGAAGATCACCACGGTGCAGCAAGCGATCGACTACGCTCGCGCCAACGTCAAGGCCTAA
- the fabG gene encoding 3-oxoacyl-ACP reductase FabG, which yields MEKSLDKQIAVVTGASRGIGRAIALELARQGATVLGTATSESGAQAITEAFREANLHGRGAVLDVNDAAAVEALIDGTVKEFGSLNILVNNAGITQDQLAMRMKDEDWDAVLDTNLKAVFRLSRAVLRPMMKARGGRIVNITSIVGASGNPGQANYAAAKAGVAGMTRALAREIGSRGITVNCVAPGFIDTDMTRVLPEEQQAALKAQVPLGRLGTPEEIAYAVAFLASPQAAYITGVELHVNGGMYMS from the coding sequence ATGGAAAAATCTCTCGACAAGCAGATCGCAGTGGTCACCGGCGCATCGCGCGGCATTGGTCGCGCGATCGCGCTCGAACTCGCGCGTCAGGGCGCAACGGTGCTCGGCACGGCGACCAGCGAGAGCGGCGCGCAAGCGATCACCGAAGCGTTTCGCGAAGCGAATCTGCACGGCCGCGGCGCGGTGCTCGACGTCAACGACGCCGCTGCGGTCGAAGCGCTGATCGACGGCACGGTGAAGGAATTCGGTTCGCTCAACATACTCGTGAATAATGCGGGCATCACGCAGGACCAGCTCGCGATGCGCATGAAAGACGAAGACTGGGACGCCGTGCTCGACACGAATCTGAAGGCCGTGTTCCGTCTTTCGCGCGCGGTGCTGCGCCCGATGATGAAGGCGCGTGGCGGGCGCATCGTCAACATCACGTCGATCGTCGGCGCGTCGGGCAACCCGGGCCAGGCAAACTATGCGGCGGCGAAGGCCGGCGTGGCCGGTATGACGCGCGCGCTGGCCCGCGAGATCGGCAGCCGCGGCATCACGGTGAACTGCGTCGCGCCGGGCTTCATCGACACCGACATGACGCGCGTGCTGCCCGAAGAGCAACAGGCCGCATTGAAGGCGCAGGTGCCGCTGGGGCGCCTGGGCACGCCGGAAGAGATCGCCTACGCGGTCGCGTTCCTCGCATCGCCGCAAGCCGCCTACATCACAGGCGTCGAATTGCACGTAAACGGCGGCATGTATATGTCGTAA
- the fabD gene encoding ACP S-malonyltransferase, which yields MKFAFVFPGQGSQSVGMLNAFSDHPVVRETVQEASDALNQDIGKLIAEGPADDLNLTTNTQPVMLTAAYAIYRAWQVAGGPAPAIVAGHSLGEYTALVAAGALKFRDAVPLVRFRAQAMQSAVPVGVGGMAAILGLDDDTVRAACSEASSEGSVEAVNFNAPAQVVIAGHKAAVEKACEIAKAKGAKRALPLPVSAPFHSSLLKPASDQLRTYLANVEIEVPSISVINNVDVAIVREPAAIKDALVRQAAGAVRWVECVQAMAKEGVTQVFECGPGKVLAGLTKRIDGNLGGAAIVDPASLDEALKLANA from the coding sequence ATGAAATTTGCGTTCGTTTTTCCGGGCCAGGGCTCGCAATCGGTCGGCATGCTGAACGCGTTCAGCGATCATCCTGTTGTGCGCGAGACGGTCCAGGAAGCGTCGGATGCACTGAACCAGGACATCGGCAAGCTGATCGCGGAAGGCCCGGCAGACGATCTGAACCTGACGACGAATACGCAGCCCGTCATGCTGACTGCAGCCTATGCAATTTACCGTGCATGGCAGGTGGCCGGTGGCCCCGCGCCGGCTATCGTCGCGGGCCACAGCCTCGGCGAATATACGGCGCTCGTCGCGGCCGGCGCGCTCAAGTTTCGCGACGCGGTGCCGCTCGTGCGTTTTCGCGCGCAAGCGATGCAGAGCGCGGTGCCGGTCGGTGTCGGCGGCATGGCCGCGATTCTCGGCCTCGACGACGATACGGTGCGCGCCGCATGCAGCGAGGCATCGTCCGAAGGCTCGGTCGAGGCCGTCAACTTCAATGCGCCCGCGCAGGTCGTGATCGCGGGCCACAAGGCCGCGGTGGAAAAAGCGTGCGAAATCGCCAAGGCGAAGGGCGCGAAGCGCGCGCTGCCGCTGCCGGTGTCGGCGCCGTTCCACTCGTCGCTGCTCAAGCCCGCTTCCGATCAACTGCGTACCTATCTCGCGAATGTCGAAATCGAGGTGCCGTCGATCTCGGTGATCAACAATGTCGACGTCGCGATCGTCCGCGAGCCGGCTGCGATCAAGGACGCGCTCGTGCGCCAGGCGGCCGGTGCGGTGCGCTGGGTCGAATGCGTGCAGGCGATGGCGAAAGAGGGCGTCACGCAGGTATTCGAATGCGGTCCGGGCAAGGTGCTTGCTGGCCTCACGAAGCGCATCGACGGCAATCTCGGCGGCGCCGCAATCGTCGATCCGGCGTCGCTCGACGAAGCGCTGAAGCTCGCGAACGCGTGA
- a CDS encoding beta-ketoacyl-ACP synthase III, which yields MAQSTLYSRVLGTGSYLPPQRVSNQELADRLAKQGVETSDEWIVARTGIHARHFADPEVTTSDLALFASQRAIEAADVDPQSIDLIIVATSTPDFVFPSTACLLQNKLGIRNTGAAFDVQAVCSGFAYAVATADSFIRSGQHRTALVVGAETFSRILDFNDRTTCVLFGDGAGAVVLQASNEPGVLSNALHADGSYSSILCTPGNVNGGVVSGSAFLHMDGQAVFKLAVGVLEKVAVEALEKANLKAEEIDWLIPHQANIRIMQSTCRKLGLPQERMIVTVHEHGNTSAASIPLALDVAVRDGRIKRGHNVLIEGVGGGFTWGASVIRF from the coding sequence ATGGCGCAATCCACTCTTTACTCCCGCGTGCTGGGCACCGGCAGTTATCTGCCGCCGCAACGCGTCTCCAATCAGGAACTGGCCGATCGTCTCGCGAAGCAGGGTGTCGAGACGAGCGACGAATGGATCGTTGCCCGCACGGGCATCCACGCCCGTCATTTCGCCGATCCCGAGGTCACGACGAGCGACCTCGCGCTCTTCGCTTCGCAGCGCGCGATCGAAGCCGCCGATGTCGATCCGCAGTCGATCGACCTCATCATCGTCGCGACCTCGACGCCCGATTTCGTGTTTCCGAGCACCGCTTGCCTGTTGCAGAACAAGCTCGGCATCCGGAACACCGGCGCCGCATTCGACGTGCAGGCCGTGTGCTCGGGTTTCGCCTACGCCGTCGCGACGGCGGACAGCTTTATCCGCAGCGGCCAGCATCGCACCGCGCTCGTCGTCGGTGCCGAGACGTTCTCGCGCATTCTCGATTTCAACGATCGCACCACGTGCGTGCTGTTCGGTGACGGCGCAGGCGCGGTCGTGCTGCAGGCATCGAACGAGCCGGGCGTGCTGTCGAACGCGCTGCACGCGGACGGCAGCTACTCGAGCATCCTTTGCACGCCGGGCAATGTGAACGGCGGTGTGGTGTCAGGCAGCGCATTCCTGCATATGGACGGCCAGGCGGTGTTCAAGCTCGCGGTCGGCGTGCTCGAGAAGGTTGCGGTCGAAGCGCTCGAAAAAGCGAACCTCAAGGCCGAAGAAATCGACTGGCTGATTCCGCATCAGGCCAACATCCGCATCATGCAAAGCACGTGTCGCAAGCTCGGCTTGCCTCAGGAGCGGATGATCGTCACCGTGCACGAGCACGGCAATACGTCGGCTGCATCCATCCCGCTCGCACTCGACGTCGCGGTGCGCGACGGCCGCATCAAGCGCGGGCATAACGTGCTGATCGAAGGCGTCGGCGGCGGTTTTACATGGGGCGCTTCGGTGATCCGTTTCTGA